A stretch of Desulfovermiculus halophilus DSM 18834 DNA encodes these proteins:
- a CDS encoding FeoB-associated Cys-rich membrane protein, producing MQKLIVAGIVLVAAIVVVRRLYRTFSRSGQAECGCSGCSQCSVQSECTIRSSVDQEQGSD from the coding sequence ATGCAAAAACTTATAGTTGCAGGTATCGTTCTTGTCGCTGCGATCGTGGTCGTCCGTCGCCTGTATCGGACCTTTAGCAGGAGCGGACAGGCTGAATGCGGATGTTCCGGGTGTTCCCAATGCAGCGTCCAGTCCGAATGCACAATAAGGTCCTCTGTGGACCAGGAGCAGGGCAGCGACTAA